Proteins from a single region of Pseudarthrobacter sp. NIBRBAC000502772:
- a CDS encoding HNH endonuclease signature motif containing protein: MDSRAAVATAEALSVSFAELAVVLRDGTDSGCSGDADPMRRRADGFLDGLAEISRLDAKSAALKAWLAAGYNSAAEALAGPATSPEDNTGQEMAVVAEVACVLTVSERAAGALLAEAHSLTTALPLTFSALQAGTISWQHARIMVDETVNLDPAGAQALEAHFLDPHAVNPARGFAGELIPGRFRHKARTWRERHHPVSIEKRHIKSAADRRLEYAPDRDGMAWLSAYLPADQAAAIWDRATTAARALQGPDEDRNLSQLRADTLATCLLTNNITGGGTGDEGREKSSGATGETSDEETGGIAVSGGVPSPRAQVLVTVPVMALLGLTDEPAMLDGYGPIPPSMARQLIADGAEAFHRVLIDPRDGAPLEIGRTSYRVTKAQRQWLRLRDGKCPFPGCSNHSLDNEADHLLAWAKGGSTGISNLGQPCRKHHRLRHTSAWKPTTATKNEPPSWISPTGRQYASEHPDWEPPTWPPEILEVTGHQEPVRPLSDDTLPESTPPSSTLSGSLLAEDRSPAWAQLGSALQDPEPSPGWSRPRTWR; the protein is encoded by the coding sequence ATGGATAGCAGAGCGGCTGTGGCGACGGCGGAGGCCCTTTCGGTGTCCTTCGCTGAGCTGGCTGTGGTGCTCCGGGACGGGACCGATTCCGGCTGTTCCGGCGACGCTGATCCTATGCGTCGGAGAGCAGATGGTTTCCTGGACGGGCTGGCCGAAATCTCACGGCTGGACGCCAAAAGTGCCGCCCTGAAGGCCTGGCTGGCCGCCGGTTACAACAGCGCTGCCGAGGCTCTAGCGGGCCCTGCAACGTCACCCGAGGACAACACAGGGCAAGAGATGGCCGTAGTCGCGGAGGTCGCGTGCGTGCTGACGGTCAGCGAACGCGCCGCCGGTGCCCTCCTCGCCGAAGCGCACTCCCTGACCACTGCCCTGCCACTGACATTCTCCGCGCTGCAGGCGGGGACGATCTCGTGGCAGCACGCCCGGATCATGGTCGACGAAACCGTGAACTTGGACCCTGCCGGCGCCCAAGCCCTCGAAGCGCATTTCCTGGACCCCCACGCGGTGAATCCGGCACGCGGCTTCGCCGGTGAGCTCATCCCCGGAAGGTTCCGGCACAAGGCACGGACCTGGCGGGAACGCCACCACCCGGTCAGCATCGAAAAACGCCACATCAAGAGCGCAGCGGACAGGCGCCTGGAGTACGCCCCGGACCGGGACGGTATGGCCTGGCTCAGCGCGTACCTCCCCGCGGACCAGGCGGCCGCGATCTGGGACCGCGCCACCACCGCAGCCCGTGCCCTCCAAGGACCGGACGAGGACCGGAACCTCAGCCAGCTCCGCGCCGACACCCTTGCCACCTGTCTCCTGACCAACAACATCACCGGCGGCGGAACCGGCGATGAGGGTAGGGAAAAGAGCAGCGGCGCGACCGGCGAAACGAGCGACGAAGAGACCGGGGGCATCGCCGTGAGCGGCGGCGTTCCATCGCCGCGGGCGCAGGTCCTTGTCACCGTCCCGGTCATGGCGCTGCTGGGCCTCACGGACGAGCCGGCCATGTTGGATGGGTACGGGCCGATCCCGCCGTCCATGGCCCGCCAGCTCATCGCCGACGGCGCCGAAGCCTTCCACCGCGTCCTGATCGACCCCCGCGACGGAGCACCCTTGGAAATCGGCAGAACCAGCTACCGCGTGACGAAAGCCCAACGCCAATGGCTACGCCTACGGGACGGGAAGTGTCCGTTCCCGGGCTGCAGCAACCACTCCCTCGACAACGAGGCCGACCACCTCCTCGCCTGGGCCAAAGGAGGCAGCACCGGCATATCGAATCTCGGCCAACCCTGCCGCAAACACCACCGACTCAGACACACCAGCGCCTGGAAACCCACCACCGCCACCAAGAACGAACCACCAAGCTGGATATCACCCACCGGACGGCAATACGCCAGCGAACACCCCGACTGGGAACCACCGACCTGGCCACCTGAGATCCTTGAAGTGACGGGCCACCAAGAACCTGTCCGTCCACTATCTGACGACACTCTGCCCGAAAGCACCCCGCCCTCAAGCACCCTGTCCGGAAGTCTGCTCGCTGAAGATCGCTCGCCAGCGTGGGCCCAGTTGGGGTCAGCCCTCCAGGATCCGGAGCCCTCTCCGGGCTGGAGCCGGCCACGGACCTGGCGGTAA
- a CDS encoding Lrp/AsnC family transcriptional regulator, whose product MIDHIDRNILRHLKEDGRMTATALAAKVGLTVAPCHRRLRDLEASGVIRGYKADIDPAAVGLGFEAIVFVTLRQVDRSTMEIFENRVADNPNIVEAQRLFGSPDYLLKVIAEDLPGYQRFYDAELTSLPGVERLTSTLVMKNIKSNAGPPL is encoded by the coding sequence GTGATTGACCACATTGACAGAAACATTTTGCGCCACCTCAAGGAAGATGGCCGGATGACCGCCACAGCACTTGCCGCGAAGGTCGGGCTCACGGTGGCGCCATGCCACCGGAGGCTCCGGGATCTGGAGGCATCGGGCGTGATCCGCGGCTACAAGGCGGACATCGATCCGGCCGCCGTCGGGCTGGGTTTCGAGGCCATCGTGTTTGTCACTTTGCGACAGGTGGACCGCTCCACCATGGAGATCTTCGAGAACCGGGTGGCGGACAATCCCAACATTGTGGAGGCCCAGCGGCTGTTCGGCTCCCCGGACTACCTGCTGAAGGTCATCGCCGAGGACCTGCCGGGTTACCAGCGCTTCTACGACGCCGAACTCACGTCACTGCCCGGGGTTGAGCGGCTGACGTCCACGCTGGTGATGAAGAACATCAAATCCAATGCGGGCCCGCCGCTGTAG
- a CDS encoding LysE family translocator, protein MNPQLFFAFVLVAVALACTPGVDWAYSITAGLRQRSFVPAVAGLCGGYVLHTLLMVAGLAALLSGLPGVLGWLTVAGAGYLLWLGISTLRSWRGASFSAADAVGKPANQLRTFLQGMGTSGINPKGLLFYVALVPQFVSPEASLPVPVQSGLLGLTFVLLAGTVYTCVALLARKLLQSRPGAARTVTLASGIIMVALGVVLLSEQLVPLVAGLTQQA, encoded by the coding sequence ATGAATCCCCAGCTGTTTTTCGCCTTTGTGCTGGTGGCTGTCGCCCTCGCCTGCACCCCCGGCGTGGACTGGGCGTACTCCATCACGGCCGGTCTGCGGCAGCGCAGCTTCGTCCCGGCCGTGGCGGGACTGTGCGGCGGCTACGTCCTGCATACGCTGCTGATGGTGGCAGGCCTCGCGGCCCTGCTGTCCGGCCTGCCGGGCGTCCTGGGCTGGCTTACGGTGGCGGGCGCGGGCTACCTGCTGTGGCTGGGCATCAGCACCCTCCGCTCCTGGCGCGGGGCCTCCTTCAGTGCGGCAGACGCCGTCGGGAAGCCCGCCAACCAGCTCCGCACGTTCCTTCAGGGCATGGGCACCAGCGGCATCAATCCCAAGGGGCTGCTGTTCTATGTGGCGCTGGTGCCGCAGTTCGTCAGCCCGGAGGCCTCCCTCCCGGTCCCCGTCCAGTCCGGCCTGCTGGGCCTGACGTTTGTCCTGTTGGCCGGGACCGTCTACACGTGCGTGGCGCTGCTGGCCCGCAAGCTCCTGCAGTCCCGGCCTGGCGCCGCGCGGACAGTCACCCTGGCCAGCGGCATCATCATGGTTGCCCTCGGCGTGGTGCTCCTCTCAGAGCAGCTGGTTCCGCTGGTTGCAGGGCTCACGCAGCAAGCCTAG
- the gluQRS gene encoding tRNA glutamyl-Q(34) synthetase GluQRS, producing the protein MTPAGRFAPSPSGELHVGNLRTAMLAWLFARSSGRDFLLRVEDLDRARAGAEAEQLRDLEAVGLTWDGAVVRQTDRGAVYAEAIGRLAAAGLTYECFCTRREIQEAPSAPHAPQGAYPGTCRDLDPAELEFKRSTRPAAIRLRAEVTEYSVRDVLHGDFTGVVDDFVLRRNDGVTAYNLAVVVDDAAQGVDQVVRGDDLLPSTPRQAYLASLLNIPVPEYAHVPLVVNSDGVRLAKRDGAVTLADLARTGVSAADVRNLILQSLRLPAGTLENALADFRPADLPREPWVWTGP; encoded by the coding sequence ATGACCCCAGCCGGCCGCTTTGCCCCCAGCCCTTCCGGCGAACTGCATGTAGGAAATCTCCGCACCGCGATGCTCGCCTGGCTGTTCGCCCGGTCCTCCGGCCGCGACTTCCTGCTGCGCGTCGAGGACCTTGACCGGGCACGGGCCGGCGCGGAGGCGGAGCAGCTCCGCGATCTGGAGGCCGTGGGCCTGACGTGGGACGGCGCCGTCGTGCGCCAGACGGACCGCGGCGCCGTCTACGCCGAAGCGATCGGGCGGCTGGCTGCCGCAGGCCTCACCTACGAATGCTTCTGCACGCGCCGCGAAATCCAGGAGGCGCCGTCCGCGCCGCACGCGCCGCAGGGCGCGTATCCGGGCACCTGCCGGGACCTCGATCCTGCCGAGCTGGAGTTCAAACGCTCCACCCGGCCTGCGGCCATCCGGCTCCGCGCCGAAGTAACGGAGTACAGCGTACGGGATGTGTTGCACGGTGATTTCACCGGCGTGGTGGACGATTTTGTCCTGCGCCGCAACGACGGCGTGACCGCCTACAACCTGGCCGTCGTGGTGGACGACGCCGCACAGGGGGTCGACCAGGTGGTGCGGGGCGATGACCTGCTGCCGTCCACGCCGAGGCAGGCATACCTTGCGTCACTGTTGAATATTCCTGTCCCGGAATATGCGCATGTACCGCTGGTGGTGAATTCCGACGGCGTCCGGCTGGCCAAGCGCGACGGCGCCGTGACGCTGGCCGATCTCGCCCGTACCGGCGTTTCCGCCGCTGACGTGCGGAACCTCATCCTGCAGTCCCTGCGGCTGCCGGCCGGGACGCTCGAAAACGCACTCGCGGACTTCCGCCCGGCGGACCTCCCGCGGGAACCGTGGGTCTGGACCGGCCCCTAG
- a CDS encoding phosphohydrolase has protein sequence MSAPEFTEAQIPQPRFTVETARVLAEVAHNRQKDKLKRPYRDHVIAVGDALADFDDDIRIAGYLHDIAEDTPITRQALLDMGVSERAADIIERVTNRLHDNPDDYQAGMHFIAEDHDAALVKIADNAHNSLPERVRALAAKWPDKPPVTKYQDARPVLYAAVDVEEVRKILARVNPWLLKELDDRLDDEDDTDYENLTYDEAPAAEPAPVVEPVETLETADSRRDGAS, from the coding sequence ATGTCGGCACCCGAATTCACTGAAGCACAAATCCCTCAACCGCGATTCACTGTCGAGACGGCGCGAGTCCTGGCCGAGGTGGCCCACAACCGGCAGAAGGACAAGCTCAAGAGGCCCTACCGTGACCACGTGATTGCCGTGGGTGATGCCCTTGCAGATTTCGACGACGATATCCGGATTGCCGGTTACCTTCATGACATTGCCGAGGACACTCCCATCACGCGGCAGGCGCTGCTGGACATGGGCGTTTCCGAGCGGGCAGCGGACATCATTGAACGCGTCACCAACCGGCTGCACGATAATCCCGATGACTATCAGGCGGGGATGCACTTCATTGCCGAGGACCACGACGCGGCACTCGTGAAGATCGCGGACAACGCCCACAATTCCCTCCCCGAGCGGGTCAGGGCTCTGGCCGCGAAGTGGCCGGACAAGCCGCCGGTCACCAAGTACCAGGATGCCCGCCCGGTGCTGTATGCCGCCGTCGACGTAGAGGAAGTCCGCAAGATCCTTGCACGGGTTAATCCCTGGCTGCTGAAGGAGTTGGACGACAGGCTCGACGACGAAGACGACACAGATTACGAGAACCTGACGTACGACGAGGCTCCAGCCGCGGAGCCGGCCCCGGTGGTCGAGCCTGTCGAGACCTTGGAAACGGCGGACAGCCGGCGGGACGGAGCCTCTTAG
- a CDS encoding Lrp/AsnC family transcriptional regulator, which translates to MDHKLRQELIRLQQLDATDKRILNALDEDPRVPIMVLAQRLGLARGTVQSRLERMTASGALRPNSSRVLPSALGRGVAAAVSAELDQSHLNEAIAALREIPEVLECHAPAGDTDLLIRVVATSPDDLYRVSEEIRLCPGIVRTSTSMFLREVIPYRTTGLLRD; encoded by the coding sequence ATGGACCACAAACTCCGACAGGAACTGATCAGATTGCAGCAATTGGACGCCACGGACAAGCGCATCCTTAATGCCCTGGACGAGGACCCGCGCGTCCCCATCATGGTGCTGGCCCAGCGGCTGGGCCTGGCGCGCGGGACCGTCCAGTCGCGCCTGGAGCGGATGACGGCGTCGGGCGCTCTCCGCCCCAACAGCAGCCGGGTGCTCCCCTCCGCCCTGGGCCGGGGTGTAGCGGCGGCCGTCAGCGCCGAACTGGACCAGAGCCACCTCAACGAAGCCATCGCGGCCCTGCGAGAAATCCCCGAGGTCCTCGAATGCCATGCCCCTGCCGGCGACACCGACCTGCTGATCCGCGTGGTGGCCACCAGCCCGGACGACCTCTACCGAGTGTCCGAGGAGATCAGACTCTGCCCCGGCATTGTCCGGACGTCCACCAGCATGTTCCTGCGGGAAGTCATCCCGTACCGCACCACCGGACTGCTGCGGGACTGA
- a CDS encoding ATP-binding protein has product MTNWRIRDFHSADLDGILHLWESLKASDVEPVYALSEVLASCEKDHAVVAVQGDQVVGAAVGRAAHDQGWIVFLATLPEYRGRGIGTSLLAAVENRMAPHGLNKLSALMPEAETRVEAFLSRGFALKKNLRYFERTIPVQRQELGALGQLGGRILARDLWENVAGMRKEKELLERRLVLPLAEADLADEYGVVPPRAVVLFGPPGTGKTTFAKAIASRLEWPFVEVFPSRLASDPKGLAGALRETFLEIAELEHCVVFIDEVEEIASQRSGEPPSPLQGVTNELLKIIPAFREQPGRLLVCATNFIRALDSAFLRHGRFDYVIPIGLPDRQAREAMWQRFIPATVVDDVDVELLVERTEGFSPADIEYAARSASQRALEKAVYDDGGAASGGNSSVREAVRKGPCTEDYLDAIGDTRTTVSQDVHELFLEDIDSLGRV; this is encoded by the coding sequence ATGACCAACTGGCGCATCAGGGATTTCCATTCCGCAGACCTGGACGGGATCCTGCACCTCTGGGAGTCGCTCAAGGCCTCTGATGTGGAGCCCGTCTATGCCCTCTCCGAGGTGCTGGCATCCTGCGAGAAGGACCACGCAGTGGTGGCGGTGCAGGGCGATCAGGTGGTGGGCGCCGCCGTCGGCCGCGCCGCGCATGACCAGGGCTGGATCGTCTTCCTGGCTACACTCCCTGAATACCGCGGGCGCGGGATCGGCACGTCGCTGCTTGCCGCCGTCGAAAACCGCATGGCCCCTCATGGCCTCAACAAGCTCTCCGCGCTGATGCCGGAAGCGGAGACCCGGGTGGAGGCGTTCCTCAGCCGCGGCTTCGCACTCAAGAAGAACCTGCGCTATTTCGAGCGGACCATCCCCGTGCAGCGGCAGGAGCTGGGCGCGCTGGGCCAGCTGGGCGGCCGGATCCTGGCCCGCGACCTGTGGGAGAACGTGGCCGGCATGCGCAAGGAAAAGGAACTCCTGGAGCGCCGGCTTGTCCTGCCCCTCGCGGAGGCTGACCTCGCCGATGAATACGGCGTGGTGCCGCCGCGCGCCGTGGTGCTGTTCGGTCCTCCCGGGACCGGCAAAACCACGTTTGCGAAGGCCATCGCGTCCCGTCTTGAGTGGCCGTTCGTGGAGGTTTTCCCGTCCCGGCTGGCCTCCGATCCCAAGGGCCTCGCCGGGGCCCTCCGCGAAACGTTCCTGGAGATCGCAGAGCTGGAGCACTGCGTGGTGTTCATCGACGAGGTGGAGGAGATCGCCTCCCAGCGTTCCGGGGAACCGCCGTCCCCCTTGCAGGGCGTCACCAACGAGCTCCTGAAGATCATCCCGGCGTTCCGCGAACAGCCCGGCCGCCTGCTGGTATGCGCCACCAACTTCATCCGCGCACTGGATTCGGCGTTCCTGCGCCATGGCCGGTTCGACTACGTCATCCCCATCGGTCTCCCTGACCGCCAGGCCCGCGAAGCCATGTGGCAGCGCTTCATCCCCGCCACCGTGGTGGACGATGTGGACGTGGAGCTCCTGGTGGAGCGGACCGAAGGCTTCTCCCCCGCGGACATTGAGTACGCCGCCCGCAGCGCCTCCCAGCGGGCGCTGGAAAAGGCAGTGTACGACGACGGCGGCGCGGCTTCCGGAGGCAATTCTTCAGTTCGCGAGGCGGTCCGGAAGGGGCCCTGCACCGAGGACTACCTCGACGCGATCGGCGATACCCGGACCACCGTCAGCCAGGACGTCCACGAGCTGTTCCTTGAGGACATCGACTCGCTGGGGCGGGTCTAA
- a CDS encoding DUF456 domain-containing protein, whose amino-acid sequence MNSETVVSILCGLAILVGVAGTIIPVLPGSFLIGLSLLAWAIWGGAGATGWVVFAVGMVFVLAGMAASAVLTGRKLREHNIPNRSVVIGLAAGVAGMFVIPVVGLFVGFAVGLLLSEFLRTRNFGTATTTSWAALKATGLGMLAEFGLACLAASTWVIGLWVAAAT is encoded by the coding sequence ATGAACTCCGAAACCGTGGTGAGCATCCTGTGCGGCCTGGCGATCCTGGTGGGCGTGGCCGGCACCATCATCCCGGTCCTGCCCGGCAGCTTCCTGATCGGGCTCAGCCTGCTGGCGTGGGCCATCTGGGGCGGTGCCGGGGCCACGGGCTGGGTGGTCTTCGCGGTGGGAATGGTGTTTGTGCTGGCCGGCATGGCTGCCAGCGCCGTGCTGACCGGACGAAAGCTCAGGGAGCACAACATTCCCAACCGCAGTGTGGTGATTGGCCTGGCAGCCGGTGTGGCCGGCATGTTCGTCATCCCGGTGGTGGGGCTTTTTGTGGGTTTCGCCGTGGGACTGCTGCTCAGCGAGTTCCTACGCACCCGGAACTTCGGCACCGCAACCACCACCAGCTGGGCCGCCCTGAAGGCCACCGGGCTGGGCATGCTGGCCGAGTTCGGGCTCGCGTGCCTGGCGGCCAGCACCTGGGTGATCGGGCTCTGGGTCGCGGCGGCCACGTAG
- a CDS encoding WXG100 family type VII secretion target, translated as MAGNFYGGDVAQLRQLAKDLAGGATRLSLLGQQLSSVIGTGAWKGHDGERFRSDWTSSFMLLLKSATAALETASKTVLANADEQEKASDGAGSGSRGPAGGSGSGGSGSGNGAAQDLTDRLNGMTPEERRDYLGSEEFRQWALENPEAAKAAMDAAADSGLIDKSSEEYADFLSDYWNNQAMLDMGIDPASWDTSKGTEHNWETIKKVYDFYGQAYLSNPDLQWAGMANMIGPSFAGGFKDMAMLRDLAQQIADNPASDIPLPILDQIEQLAGMTDQEIRYYETSMLDMNKEIFLDQARQHEAYMNGGIEEINRLRDSGAIDTGTAEEWAKIDSGDPDLIQEGNTALLYREQNEIIADDYDDMRNHPGGEAVTYLVTLAGEPSIPGAKSYPEVFPYTFSVESPGPESLPFTNWDNPTQFRTDFTTGFPDGNISLADQRWELIRQDTLPAYQDLLATDPGRAEQIIGSDFNDRVEQHRPTNNIPGIMDRFVDGFGAEVHQ; from the coding sequence ATGGCGGGAAACTTTTACGGCGGCGACGTTGCCCAGTTGCGGCAGCTCGCCAAGGACCTGGCAGGCGGCGCCACCAGGTTGAGCCTGCTCGGCCAGCAGCTGAGCAGCGTTATCGGTACAGGCGCCTGGAAGGGGCACGACGGCGAGCGCTTCCGCAGCGACTGGACGTCATCGTTCATGTTGCTGCTGAAGTCCGCAACGGCCGCGCTGGAGACGGCCTCCAAGACGGTGCTCGCCAACGCCGACGAGCAGGAAAAGGCCAGCGACGGGGCCGGTTCCGGAAGCAGGGGCCCCGCCGGTGGCTCCGGGAGTGGTGGCAGCGGTTCCGGGAACGGCGCTGCCCAGGACCTGACGGACCGGCTGAACGGCATGACCCCCGAAGAACGCCGGGACTACCTCGGCAGCGAGGAATTCAGGCAGTGGGCGCTCGAAAACCCCGAGGCTGCAAAGGCCGCCATGGATGCTGCCGCCGATTCCGGGCTGATCGACAAAAGCTCCGAGGAATACGCGGATTTCCTCAGCGACTACTGGAACAACCAGGCAATGCTGGACATGGGCATCGACCCCGCCAGCTGGGACACCTCCAAAGGCACCGAACACAACTGGGAGACCATCAAGAAGGTCTACGACTTCTACGGCCAGGCGTACCTGTCCAACCCGGATCTGCAGTGGGCCGGCATGGCCAACATGATCGGCCCTTCCTTCGCGGGCGGTTTTAAGGACATGGCCATGCTGCGGGACCTCGCCCAGCAGATCGCGGACAATCCGGCTTCGGACATCCCGCTCCCCATCCTTGACCAGATCGAACAGCTCGCCGGCATGACCGACCAGGAGATCCGCTATTACGAGACCAGCATGTTGGACATGAACAAGGAGATCTTCCTGGACCAGGCCCGCCAGCACGAGGCCTACATGAACGGCGGCATCGAGGAAATCAACAGATTGCGGGACTCGGGCGCCATCGATACCGGTACCGCCGAGGAATGGGCCAAGATCGATTCCGGTGACCCGGACCTGATCCAGGAGGGCAACACCGCCCTGCTGTACCGCGAGCAGAACGAGATCATCGCGGACGATTACGACGACATGCGGAACCACCCTGGCGGAGAAGCCGTAACGTACCTGGTCACGCTGGCCGGCGAGCCATCCATCCCGGGCGCAAAGAGCTACCCGGAAGTCTTTCCCTACACCTTCAGCGTGGAAAGCCCCGGCCCGGAAAGCCTGCCCTTCACCAACTGGGACAACCCCACCCAGTTCCGCACGGATTTCACCACCGGTTTCCCCGACGGGAACATCTCCCTCGCGGACCAGCGGTGGGAGCTCATCCGGCAGGACACCCTCCCGGCCTACCAGGACCTCCTGGCGACGGATCCGGGACGGGCAGAGCAGATCATCGGCTCGGACTTCAACGACCGGGTGGAGCAGCACCGCCCCACCAACAACATCCCCGGCATCATGGACCGCTTTGTGGATGGCTTCGGCGCGGAGGTCCACCAGTGA
- a CDS encoding low temperature requirement protein A: MSNNPIRHAMARMGGRDPHEKHRAATPLELFFDLTFVIAFGVAGSRFAHEIAEAHFGAGLLGFSFAMFAVIWAWINFTWFASAYDTDDWVFRVVTMVQLLGVLILAMGIEPMFRSLVEGDHVDNAVMVGGYVIMRLALVFQWLRAARQDPARRQTCRRYAAYLGVVQLGWIAVLIIEADILTTFLVAAPLFILEMAIPYAAERGMRTPWHAHHIAERYGLLAIIALGECLIGAIETLRAIVAHHGWSVDAALVGFGGTALAFSMWWIYFILPAGPALHFQRHRSFFFGYGHMPIFAAIAATGAGLHVAAYYVDHEAHISAAVAVASIAVPVALFKLSLTWLFSVMICVDRTVLAVAAGVVVALAGSVGLAAAGVSVPVCLLVVVLALGVSIVIDEKRGTERMNAALEQMKAGA; encoded by the coding sequence ATGTCCAACAATCCCATCCGGCATGCCATGGCCCGCATGGGCGGCCGGGATCCGCATGAGAAGCACCGGGCCGCCACCCCGCTGGAACTGTTTTTCGACCTGACCTTTGTCATTGCCTTCGGTGTGGCCGGCAGCCGGTTCGCACACGAGATTGCGGAGGCCCACTTCGGCGCCGGGCTGCTGGGATTCTCCTTCGCGATGTTCGCCGTGATCTGGGCCTGGATCAACTTCACCTGGTTCGCCAGCGCCTATGACACCGACGACTGGGTGTTCCGCGTGGTCACCATGGTCCAGCTTCTCGGGGTCCTGATCCTGGCAATGGGCATTGAGCCGATGTTCCGCTCGCTCGTGGAGGGCGACCACGTGGACAACGCCGTGATGGTGGGCGGCTACGTGATCATGCGCCTGGCCCTGGTCTTCCAGTGGCTGCGCGCGGCACGGCAGGATCCGGCACGCCGGCAGACCTGCCGGCGGTACGCGGCGTACCTTGGCGTGGTTCAGCTCGGCTGGATCGCGGTGCTCATCATTGAGGCGGATATCCTGACCACGTTCCTCGTGGCTGCGCCCCTGTTCATCCTGGAAATGGCCATACCCTACGCCGCGGAGCGCGGCATGCGGACCCCGTGGCATGCGCACCACATCGCCGAGCGCTACGGGCTGCTCGCCATCATCGCCCTTGGCGAATGCCTGATCGGGGCGATCGAAACCCTCCGTGCCATTGTGGCCCACCATGGCTGGAGCGTCGACGCGGCGCTGGTGGGATTCGGCGGAACGGCCCTCGCGTTCAGCATGTGGTGGATCTACTTCATCCTGCCCGCCGGCCCGGCCCTACATTTCCAGCGCCACCGCTCATTCTTCTTCGGCTACGGGCATATGCCCATCTTTGCGGCCATCGCCGCAACTGGCGCGGGGTTGCACGTGGCGGCCTACTATGTCGACCATGAGGCCCACATCAGCGCCGCCGTGGCCGTGGCCAGCATCGCGGTACCCGTGGCGCTGTTCAAACTCTCCCTGACCTGGCTCTTCAGCGTCATGATCTGCGTGGACCGGACGGTCCTTGCCGTGGCGGCTGGCGTCGTGGTCGCGCTGGCGGGCAGCGTGGGACTTGCCGCCGCCGGGGTCTCGGTGCCGGTCTGCCTGCTGGTGGTTGTGCTGGCGCTGGGCGTGTCGATTGTCATTGATGAGAAGCGCGGCACCGAACGGATGAACGCAGCCCTGGAGCAGATGAAAGCAGGGGCCTAA
- a CDS encoding nuclear transport factor 2 family protein has translation MSDAVRSWMEKYIAAWTSNDPEDIRALFTEEAVYATRPHDPDAWRGREQIVDRWLEARDDPGNWTFDWTLLGADSGLGTDGGLAFVQGFTDYLGDGPSYDNLWVIRLEPDGRASEFTEWFMERKA, from the coding sequence ATGAGCGACGCAGTGCGGTCCTGGATGGAAAAGTACATCGCGGCGTGGACTTCCAACGACCCGGAGGACATCAGGGCGCTGTTCACCGAGGAAGCCGTCTACGCCACCCGGCCGCATGATCCCGATGCCTGGCGGGGGCGCGAACAGATCGTGGACCGCTGGCTGGAGGCGCGGGACGACCCCGGGAACTGGACCTTTGACTGGACGCTGTTGGGGGCGGATAGCGGGCTGGGGACCGACGGCGGGCTGGCCTTTGTGCAGGGTTTCACGGACTACCTTGGTGATGGTCCCAGCTACGACAACCTGTGGGTCATCCGCCTTGAACCGGACGGACGGGCGTCGGAGTTCACGGAATGGTTTATGGAGCGCAAGGCCTAG